TTACCCTTTAATAGGATAGGCTCCTGTTGGCTCTGAACCATTCAGCATGACATGGATCACCCCAGAACTATCCTTTGAATACTGCAAGAAGAAGAAACTATTTTGAGTAAACTAAGACATCATTTTTCAGCTATGAAATGAGcgatattttttttcaattaacagTTCTCATCTTGTCAAGAATGTGATAAATTTGGTATTTCATGTGGCTGGTAGGGATGCAACTAGTGTATCTTGGAAAGCAGACTACTTTGAAATGGCAAAAACTCATAGACTCAGTAATTCCATGTCTGGGAATCTACTCtaagaaaataatgtgaaataGATTCCAGCATTGCATCAGCTGGAATAGACTAAACTATGCTGCCATTACAAACAACCTCAAAATCACCATGGCTTTAAACAACAAAGACTATTTCATGCTCATATTACATGTTTATCACAGGTCCATTGTCCTTGCTCTGGGACCCAAGCTGATGAAGTCTCCACATCTGCAAAGTGGCTGACTGTcagggggaagaagggaaaaatggcAAATCACAGACCAGTTCTTAGAGGCTTCCAACCAGAAGTCGCACAGTCACTCCCactcacatctcattggccagtGCAAGTCACACATAAGTAACTTCAAGAGGCAGAGTAGTGCAAACCACATGCTCAGAAGATGAAAcagaaatatttggtaaacagcACAAAGGACCACCACAAGCACTGTGCGCAAAGATGTGTACTGCAGCGTTGCTTGTAACCAATCTCAAACAGTCAGCAACAAGGGAATGGAAAGCAACCCATGGTACTTACATGTCTGAAATATTAGCCGTCCATTAATAAAAGTCTACAAAAGATTTGCTATAGCATAGGAAGTACTTACATTCAAAGCAAAATGCAAGATTAGATGGATGGAGCATGAGCTCTactatgttaaaaagaaatgggcaaaagtcaACGCCTGAAATTCCCAAGGGAGAGATAGGCACAGAGAAGTTCCCAAATCTCCAGTTCAATTACTACTAGAACATTTAATTTCCCTCATAGAATGCTTATGCTAGAATGAGATACGTGTCTGGGGCCACTCTCATTCTCTGGCAAAGTGATGCCAGCACCAGCTGCAGCAAAACAATGCACTTCACGCCACCCGGGTGTCAGATTGCTTCCAAACAGCGCTAACAGCCATGCTTAAATCCTCAGATGCTGATGACCACTAGGCTAAAGAGACTGCCTTTAGGTGGCAGGAATGTGGATGattaattttttcatctatgctttccataatttgtcattttctatCATAAGCAGCTATTACATTgatgataagaaataaaattaatttaaaaaaatgcgtACAGATACAATGAGGCTGTGTGATGTAGTGGTTGAAAATTTGctctctggaaccagactgcctggtCTCAAATCCTGCCCCCTGGTCCCTATCCTCCTTATTTGCTCTGTAAGCTTAAGTTAAACTTAAGACTTAAGTTCTTGATCTGTTCTCCCtcatttttcccatctgtaaaacaaaggtaataagagtctctacttcataggattgttgcgagaatcaaatcatttaaaataataattattaactttTACTGAATACTTCTCTGCTCCGGTTCAGACCCTCTCCTCATCGCTATGCTAAACCACCTCTCCTCATGCCCAGACTACCCAGCATATTCTAAGGGCTCATGAAATGTGGGCACGATGATTATATTCCCATTATAGACCTGGAGGAAGTAGAAGATGGTGGTTTGGAGCACACACTGTGCGGATCCGCTGGGTAGGATATACGGTTCCCTTATGTATAAGGTTGACATCACCCCTGGCTTGCTGTTATGATCCACCCTCAGGTGATGATGCATCTGCAGCCTCCCAGTCCTCAATGAGGGGCTCGGGCAGCCCACTGCCAACTGACTGGAGCCTGCGCTCAAAATGGAACCTGTGGGTAGTGGGCGCAAATAAAGCACTCCCACTGGAGCTGGCAGGAGAGCACGGGAATGGATGGAATGTCTTCTGCCTGGAGCGGGCCCTCTGCTTAGCTCCCAACTGCAACCATGGTGGAGGATCCGACCCAATCCATCTCAGCTCGGTTAACAATGGGCCCAGTGGACACCTGGCGatccagatgagaaaatgggaCCAAAAGAGACACTAATAGCCCTGAAAGGGGGGTGGTGGCAGTGGGTGGACGGACCTGAAGTCCACTCCCAGTTGATATAGCTAACTTTTAATAGTCAACAGCTCTTTGCCAGGCACTCAGCTAAGGACTTAACCCTCTTTATTTCCAATCTTTGGTCTAACCCTGGTGACATAAAATGTTAAGCTGCAGTCACTGGTACTGTATAGCTACTGGTAACTGTCATTTACTCTGGTGACAATATTCTCTGAGGAACGGACCTGCCTTAAGGGGACCATTTCTAGAGCTCCAGTTTATTCTCAGTCTCTTATCACCTCCTCTCCCATTATTATCAGTCTTATGGACATTCCTGACCCCCACGTCTCAATCCCAGATGTCCTGGGGTCTCCCACAAAGCAGGGATTGCCTCATTTTACACAGCAACCAAAATCACATTGATTGTGAAATATTAATAACCACCACgacataatagtaataataataactattcaTGTCCTCATCTATAGCTAACATTAGCTGAATGTTTCTCtgccaggcactatactaagTATTTTAGCTCCTTAAATTCTCACACCTTTATGGAGCGGAGAGAATGAATCAGAGTGTTCCAAAGGCTCAGATAAGTTAAGTAACTACCTGACGGCCCAATCTCTGAACCCCTTTGCCCCATGTTCGTGGGTCCCACATCTGCTCAGCCACCCAGCAGAACAGATGCAAACACTGCCGCCCTTCAAGCAATGTGACATAATCAAATCGGAGACAGcagttttattatattaatagCATGACTCTTGTTCAACATAAACTCATGAGATTTTCAACGAATCTTCATCCTCAACCTCAACCTGTCCATCCCAGGATTACCTGGATGGATGCCCTTTTCCAGTAAGAATCCACAGGATTGTTTTCACAATCTTCTGCCGTAGGGCAGGATTGGTAATCGAGTCCTAAGGGGAAAAGAGACAAACGTTTCATTTCAAAGTTTATATCAGGGAagaattaacttaaaatatttgccAGCTCCCCAAAATATATTTAGCCTGCATTCTGCACAACATGCAGGAATTTGACATTCACAGCTCTACCCACCCAGTCCACAAGGAGCCTGGTGAGTGACCACCCAGCCCATGATAGGAAGACATTTGTCATTCTACTCGTCACAAATATGAGGAAGGTGGAGGCCTAAGCAGCTGGGTTATTTCTCGACTGGAGCTCTactaaagtaataaaaaaattctttgctcTATTGGGAGAAGCACCTTCTCCAATTAATTCTGGTCTTGGAAGTGAATACAAAAAAGTAGCCTAAGAAAAGTGATAGTCctaacccagaaaaaaaaattataacatttaaaatatataaaatgttaaaatatattaaatttttaaaattttaaattttatatctgcAAAATTCAGCAGATATATAATGGGATTTGTTCCCCATTTACTctataaaaaaggagaaagttctaATTGACAAATCATCCCAGGGAGAACCAAACAGGGCAAAATGTGTCCTTCCTGAAGGGACACGTGTGGAGCTCCCATGCCCTTCtgggtgcaccaccctcccagcacctcgaGGTGTCACCATCTTGGAAGCCCTGGAACCCTATCAtttaggggtttttatggagatttCATTGTGTAGGCATGATTTACTAAATCATTGACtattggtgattaactcaatctccagcccctctccctttccccgaCGAcaggggatggggctgaaagttccaactctttAATCAtaccttggtctttctggtgaccagccctcatcctgaagctatctaggggccccCAACCACCAGTCATCTCATTACCACACTAAAGACACTCTCCTCACTCCTCAGAGTCCAAAGGTATTAGCAGCTGcgtgccaggaaccaggggacaaagaccaaacatttattttgtattacaCCACACTCTCTCTCTTCATAGTCTTTCCATCACATCCTCCCTCATTCTCCTCCATTCTCCACAGGATAATCAAACCGAGGCTTCCTGGTCACTGTCCACTGGAAGAATGGCCATGGCCATTTGACCTGTACCTTGCAATGCTTCCAATCTCACTCACAGTGAAAGCCAGAGTCCTCACAATGTCCTGTGCTGTCTGGCCCTCATTTATTCCTCTAGCCTCATAGCCTACTACATTTATCTTTACTTACTgttctccttgctgttccttaaaTATGCCAGACACACTTCCActcaggatctttgcacttgctgttccctctttgCACTTTGCTCTTCCCCATCTCCTTCATGCctttgctcaaatatcacttctCAGTGAGGCTTTCCTTGGACACCGATTAAAACTGCAacactttcctctcccctcctcacctctgcggcacctcctttcctctttgcctGTTTGGTTTGTCTCTGTACCCCTTATTTTATGGCAGACTATATATATGTTACTTGCCTGTTTATCCCCTCCCTCCATAATGTAAGGATGGGGTatgattttcctgttttatccTCTGCTATGTTCTCAGTGCGTAGAAGAGgagggcctgacacacagtaggcactctaTGAATTTAGTTGGATAGACGAATGAAGGGAGGAGAATAAACAGAACTGAGCTTAGGTAAACTCATAGAGTGACTCCGATACCCAGGGAGGAACAATGTCTAGCCTTCACGGAGGGAACACGTCCCCCCACCTCCTTTCCTGGTgggccttcctcctgctcctccttaaAGATCCTCGTGAGTCAAGAGCCGCTGCAAGCTTCCCTGATGCCCTGGTCTGGGGTGGTGTCTCACTCTGCCACTCCTTAGCTCCCAGTTCCTCCTGCATCAGGGCACAGGCTCTGACAGGCTACAAGCTCCCTGAGCCGGAACCACTGTATCAGCAGTTTCTAGTGTGGGAGCTGGATGAGTGAAGAGAGTTTTCACTGCCATCAGGGCAGCCCTTGTGACTTTAACTTTCACAGTGACTTTAATCCAGAAATATCTCCTGGCTGCCAGGAGTGACATTTAAGAGCACAAGTTTCAGAATCCGGCAGAAGAGGGTTGAACCCTAGCCCTACTTCCTCAAGTCATTaatctccctaagcctcagtttcccccttctggaaaatgaggatagAGAGGCAGACTTGTGCAGGGTGGGAGcatgagctctggagtcagactgtccAACTCTGCTGCTTATTAGCTGTGCAACCCTGAGCAAATTTCTTAaccttgctgtgcctcagttttcacaaCTGTCCAAATAGGAATTAGGATAGGACCTATTCCACAGAGCTGTTGCAGagattaaatcagttaatatttataaagtgcttagaaagtACCCAGCAAAGCTAAGTGCTCTCTatctattattcttatttttaattagtattaTTACCACCTACCTCAGAGGATCGAGGGGGATCAAATGAGGTAAATGTATATGAAAGCATTTAGCACAAATGGCAAATGCATAGTAAAGGAATTCTTACTTTTCTTGTGATTTGTGCAGGAGTCTTACCGGAGGCATTTTCCTGTCGACACCAGCTCAAGAAATCTCCAACCCTGCCGTACAGGACATCACACAGAGGTGTAAAGCGACGGGTGTTGTCTGCATAGCTGGTGACAAGGAGGTGGTTATTTTCCCAGAACAGAGactaaggaaaaacaaatacaaaattaaaatgtaaaataaaagcaaaacagatttttttcaggtCCAATATCATTAAGTCAGCCGTCCATTTCTCATTGAACTCTGGCTTGCCTCACGACAACTGaacattctttctctttgtctttatttacCCATTCAGAGTGCTACCACCTCTCTTCCCTTTATTCCAAGGGCATCATGCAAATGCTAATGAAGTATTTTCCTAGTAATAcaatattgaatatatattcctggatttaaaaaaagatcaagggacctgggttcgaatcctgactCTGTCATACACTAGACGTGATCTTGACCAAGGCGTGTAatttccttgtgcctcagtttccacatcggAAAAATGGGGTGCAtgagctctttctcttcttccacagCTGTGGTTAGGATGCTATGTGATCACAGAAAGTACTTCCTGAAGTGTAAAGTGCCTCAAAAGTGCATTACTTTTATATTATATGTCAGAGTTTCCACTATAAAGTTATAGAGTTTTCACATCACAATAATGCAAATAACAATATCCCGCTTGCCCATTATCTCCTCAGATCCTTGGGAGTCCAGTCAGTCCATGTCTAGACTGGGTGCTCCCTGAGGGCAGTGCTGTTTtgctccctgctgcctcctcaaCCCCTgcatgatgcctggcacatggaaggagctcagtaaatatttactgagttcacCAACCAGCACCAAAATCTATGAGAGAGGAGAACAAAATTTCTGGCTCCCCGTTTTACTGATAGGGAGGCAGCAAGATTCCAAATGCAACATATACTTAAAAATCATGCTTTCAGTCTGTTATATCTCTGAACCTCCCGGCTTCatttacttgattttaaaaatgaaaacatcaatgTTAAGATTATTTGTTAGGGTCAATATTCCCTGATTTTACAGTGAAAAAATCAGGTTAGGAATTATGATGTCAGggagacaaatactgtgtgatctcactcatatgcggaatataaaaaggaaacaacaaacaaaccaacctggtagaaaaagagatcagacttgtggttagCAGAGGCGGGGGTAGGAGGAGGGAAAATTAGAggaagtggtcaaaaggtacaaacttcccgttataagataaataagtactagggaggTAATATACAACAcgatgactatagctaacaccGCTGTACAAGATACAGGAAAGGTGTTAAGAGAGTGAATCctgagagttctcatcacaaggaaaaacttttgttttctttttctttttttgtacctatatgagatgatggatgttaactgaagttattgtggtaatcatttcacaatatatataaatcaaatcattatgctgtacaccttaaacttatatagtgctgtatgtcaattatatctcaataaaaccggagaaaaaaagaattatgtcagagaaataaaaatggtatcaaattttctttaaactcaAGGTATTGTTCTAAGCAAGCATTTTATacagattttctcatttattttcattttcttagaacTTTGAGTGCAGACAGAACACAGACGTGGTTTTCTTAAAGAAACTGGTACCAAATAGATAAAATCCTAAGGCCTGTTAAAAGGAGGGATTGGTTTTCTGGGAGGATGCTGAGGTTGAGGGTTTTCTGAATTACTCAAGGTTCAGTCCTTTGGGGCCAGTCAGGACGGAGGTTATTCAGAATTGGCTAGGGACAGAGGCCCAGTGAAAAGGTCCTGATGTCCTTGTGATTCCTGCACTGACTTAGGAAGGTTCCTTCTGCCCACAACAGGCAGGAGGCCCAGGGTCACTGTTGAAAACAGAGCCACCTTCCCACCACAGAGCTGTGCATGCACATCGTgagtttgttgtttgttgtttcagTGACACTGCAGGGTCGCTGAGGGCAGCTCATGTCACACCTGGCCCGTGCACTGTCTATCTCTGGAGACAGACAGCCAGGTTTTACCTTGTCTCTGGGAAGAGAGTGCCTGGAGAGGCTGATAAAAAGGTCATAGTCCGAGGGAAGCACGGAGCAGGGATCCTTATCCAGCACCAGTTTAAAGGCTTCCCAGATGGCTGTGCAGTTCTTGTTCCTgtgcaaaagaaacagaaattacaaTATGATAGATTTCTATTAAAGCACTCCAAGAGTTTTACAAGCCCTTATGtcatatatcaaaaatataactTAGGTGATGGATTTAGAAATCTGACAGTGGAAGTGTCTCTCAGAAGGCGCTACACAAATTTTGTAGAGCCAAGGAAGACAGTTTTGTCCCAGGCTCACAGAGAGAGCAGAAAAGGCACTGAGATAGGTGACAGTTCCAATAAACCACACAGGCTCCCAGCTTCAGGGGCCTCTTCATTTAAAGATGTGGTCCATTGTGGGGTTGGGAGCCAGTGAGGTCAGGCGGACGTGCCGGACCTTGTAAAACCAGGACTGAGCGCCAAGTGTTGAGAAAGGCTGTTCCACCTCCTGCCAAGGCAGAGTATGACTTCCACTGCCAGCTACGAGTGTTGAAGAACATTCCAGCTTTCCCAAAACATTTCCCCTTgcatttgtaactttttattttccatgttggGTGCTGGGTAACATGGGTGTTCCTTAtcttattttctgctcttttttatttGCCTTAAATATGTCACAATAGAAACAAcgggcagggccagccccatggacgagtggttaagttcctgcgctccacctccacagcccaggttcagatcctggggcagacatggcaccggtagtcaggccatgctgaggtgcgtcccacatagcacaagcagaggcactcacaactagaatatatacaactatgtatgagggggcggggcggggggttttcgggagaagaagaaagaaagattggcaacagatgttagcgcaggtgccaatcttaaaaaaaaaaaactagcacaAGAAGGGGACtctatgaaaacagaaaaagtgggtacaaagaaggaacaaaaaattGTAAGAAGCCAGTGCTGGCAAGAAAAACTCAAACTTAAAAAGTCCTCTAGATTAGAAGATCTGAAATTTGAATTCCCAAAATACCTGGACTCATGGAATTCCAGCTGGAGACCATATGCCTGGCTTTGATGGTGCCGGCTAAGCATATGCTGGTTGTCATCCAAACCTATCTCTACCTAATCGTCACCTCTAGACCACTCCTATCCTTCCTTCatttatatgcacacacacaagcacacccCTCACCTCCAGACCCCACACAGCGCCTCTCTCGCCCGTAGGTTCCCCACCCCATGCCTCCCCAACTTCTAAACTCGCCACCCTCCACACTCGGCTCCCCTGACCTTTAGAACCCCCACCttccccccacccacacccctctTTTTAAGACCCTCTACTTTCCCCCACGCCCCTGACCTTCAgaccccatttcctcctccccacgCCCTCCTCCCCTCTAGATTGCCCATTTGCCCCTCCCCTTGTCTTTTTCTCCCCCGCCTttacttctccttctctctctctcagtcccctcctcctccccgcccccaggctccCCGGCCGCGCTCACTGCTCTTCGGGGCTCAGCAGCGGCCTGTAGTCGTTGCAGCGGCCGAGGAAGATGCTCTGCAGGTTCGGGCTGGTCCCCTCTCCGTTCCACCGCGCGCCGGCAGCGCCCGCGGCGTCCACAGCCAGCCGCGgcagccacagcagcagcagcaggagcgcGGGCAGCAGCAGCCGCGAAGGTTTGCACCCCCGGGCAGACATCGCGGGGACTTCGGAGGGCCTCCTGGACTCGCTGCTTCTCCTCGCACTAAAGTGGCTGCGCCCAGCTGACAGTGGGCACGACTGTCGCCCTGACACCACCCTCGCTCGCTTTCTGCCCCTTTCCGCTTCAGTTCCTGGACTGAGTTGGAACATCACGGAGGACAAGATATTGCTCTTGGCTCATCTTGGCCACAGTCCAGGAGGAGGGAGCCCCAAAGAAGAAGCAAGGTTGGAGAATAGATGAGGAGAGTTCAGTCATCGGAAGGAGGATGTTTCTTCCCCCAAACTATGAGAACGTCGACAGACGCCCTCTTCCTCAACGGCCACTGATGAGTaggcttgctttgttttcagGAAATAAGAACCACAAaacctaatatttattgaactattactatgtgccacacactctaaaagcataattttcatttacttttcacaaCATCCCCCTGAGCTAAgtttctcatctccattttacagatgaggaaactcagggaAGTTAACCAACTTGTTTTTCAGGAAATCATAACCTCAAacactaatatttactgagctgttattatgtgccaggcactctaaAAGCATAATTTTCGTTTACTTTTCACAACATCCCTCTGAGTTAAGtttatcatccttattttacgGATAAGAAAACTCAGGGAAATTAAGCAACTTCTTGGAGGTCACAATCTCACTTCCTGATGGATCCCAAATCCTAGAGACAATTAGTTTAGAGAGCTAGGATTAACAGAATTCCACTTACAGGGCCAGGTCCTCAATTTTTGCAGTAATTTAGTCGCTATGGCATATTCTCAAGAAGCTATTGGAGATAGGCTccataaaacaagaaagaggaagacagagaatcCAGGAAACTGGGCATCAACtcaggagagacaggaaggaggcaaCCAGTATGACAACTTCAAAGCAAGTCAAAGAGCAGCAAGCTCAGATTGAGACAGCAAAATGGTTGAGCAGATACCACACCAAAGAACATTTTCACACCAGGtatttaccaaagaaaaaatagaaatatgtctACCCAAAGATTTATACATgaaatgctcatagcagcttaATTCATTATAGCCCCTAAACAATGTAAATGTCCAACAAGAATAAATAATCAAATTGTCATATAGTCATACCATGGACTACTACTTGGCAatacaaaggaacaaagtactgatatactgaaaaatataatatatattatatacacaatataatatatatatatactgaatgaaagaagctagacctaaaagaatacatactttattattcccattatatGTAGTTCTAGAAGAAGGAATAGGATGCTGACGTATAGAGTTAGGGGAAAAGAGATTTCAGATGGAACCAATTGCCTGAGCAAAGGAAGAATAATGGAAAAGCATGGAGCTTctcttgaaaaagataaaaaatttagtTTGACTGGTGAAGAGGGTGGAGGTTGAGACTTGACAGCAAAGTTAGGTCATATCTTAAAGACCTTGAACACAATACTAATTTGAATTTTGATCTCTTGAACATTAAGAGCTTTCAATACTTCTTGAACTTCCTTATTGaaatctttgtctcttttgttggTTGGAATTCTTGGTTGCTAGAGGCTGAAGAAAGGTCATGCATTTAAAGATCTTAGAAGAGTGTGTTTCATAGTGTCCTCTCAATGTTTGTTTTGAATAGTTACCATCACGGTATTTATTCCTTGTGTTTACTTTCTGTTATGGAAGGCTGAGTAAAAGCCCCAcaaagatgtccatatcctagttccctggaacctgtgaatatgttccgTTGCATAGTAGGAGAGACTATgtaaatgtgattaagttaaggatcttcaGATGGACAGATTATAATGGACTGTCTGgatgggtccaatgtaatcatgagggtccttataaaagggaaacAGCTAGATCAGGGAAACAGATCAGTGACACAGAGAAAACAATGTGATGAtagaagcaaagaaatatttgaaggtgctacgttgctggctttgaagattcAGGAAGGGGCCATAAGACAGGGAATGCAGGCAGACGCTGCTAGAAGCTTGGAAAGGTAAGGAGACAGATTCTTCCCTGGAGTCTCCAAAAGGAACAAGCCATGCTAACACTTTGACTTTAGTCCAGTGTGACTGTCATTAGACTTCTGATTTCCAAAAGATAATAAATTAGGtgtcgttttaagccactaagtttctggtaatttgttacagcagcaataggaaactaatatagattTTGGTATCTGGAAGCAtcctcctttctgccttccttttttttcagttgcAAGACTGAGCTTGGAACCAGGAACAAGATTATTACTCTTTGCTAATCTTGGCCAGGATCTGCAGGAGGGTACCTCAAAGAAGAGGTGAGATTGTGGAAAAGGTGAAGTGAGTTCAGTCATTGAAGAAAGAAGTTTTTTGGCTCCAAAATATGGCAACTCTACTGtaacaaatactaaaaatatgGAAGTCGTTTGGAGTTGGGTAATGGATAGAGGCTGGAGGAATTTTGAAGAACGTGATAGAAAATGCCTAGATTGCTTTGAACAGACTGTTAGTAGAAATATGGGTGTTAAAGACTGCTGGTGAGGTCTCAGAAGGCAGTGAAGAGCATGGTAAGGAAAACCTACACAATCTTAAAGAATACCTAAATCATAAGCAAACTGTTTGTAGAAAAACAGATGTTAAAAGCAATGCTGGTGAGGattcagaaggaaataaagaacgtatttttggaaactggaggaaagggggATATGCATAAAGGTAGAAAGCTTAGATGAATTGTCctataattaaatagaaaatagaactTGTAAGCAATAACCATGGATATTTAGTTGAAATTTCCAAGCAAAGTATTGAAGGTGTGACCTGGGTTCGTCTTGTTGCTTTCAGTAAAATGTGAAAGAGATAAAATGAGAGAACTGCTACAAAAAGAAACCAGAATTTGATgatttgggaatttctcagcctATCCAGATTGCAGAAGATGCTAAAGCTAAGAGACCCACTGTCAGGAAAGCATGCTCTCGAAAGAAAGCCAATGATGTGGTCggacttttttaatttaaaaaaaattttagaattgtggtaaaatatacataaaatttgtcATCTTAAGCACTTTTAAGTGTGGATAGCCTTTTGCTAGTGCTTGGAAAGTACAAAATGGTAGAGCATTCAAGCACAGAGGGTTCTTTGAGGAGTGTGTGATGCATGAGTACGGTCAGCTATCTCAGCAGAAGCTAAAAAGAGATGAGATTATTCAGGAAAAATCTAGAGAGTAGCCTCTTTTCTAGCAGAGTGAGTCCCTGTGACCCACAAAGTTTTTAAGAATGTTATACCAATCGAAACTTTGTCAAGTTGGACTAAAAAGGACAGCggacaaaataaaagaaggctGTCAGACTCCCAAAATTCTATAGGCAGAAAACAGGCTGATAAAAAGTACTCAGTGGCAGACATGTGCCGCTCTCCAAGGGTGGAGGCACAGTTCCAGAGTGGAGTCATGGGTCCAGAGGGCAAAGGCAGAAGCCACATAAGAGTTACTCCCAAACTTTGAAACGTAGTGGAGTTTACCCAGGTGGACTTTGAAAGTGATTGGCTCGTGACTCctttttgcctttcattttctccctttttgagtGGGAATGGCTGTCACTGTTACCCTATGTCTGTCCCACCACTGTATTTTCAGAGCAGAGAGCTTGCTGTCTAGGTTCACAGGTTGACAGAAAGATTTTGACCCATACAAATTTAGATGATTTAGATGTGAGATTTGGGACTTCTGAGCTGATAGACTTAGACGAGATTTTGGAGTTGAT
This genomic window from Equus przewalskii isolate Varuska chromosome 3, EquPr2, whole genome shotgun sequence contains:
- the BST1 gene encoding ADP-ribosyl cyclase/cyclic ADP-ribose hydrolase 2 isoform X1 is translated as MFQLSPGTEAERGRKRARVVSGRQSCPLSAGRSHFSARRSSESRRPSEVPAMSARGCKPSRLLLPALLLLLLWLPRLAVDAAGAAGARWNGEGTSPNLQSIFLGRCNDYRPLLSPEEQNKNCTAIWEAFKLVLDKDPCSVLPSDYDLFISLSRHSLPRDKSLFWENNHLLVTSYADNTRRFTPLCDVLYGRVGDFLSWCRQENASGLDYQSCPTAEDCENNPVDSYWKRASIQYSKDSSGVIHVMLNGSEPTGAYPIKGFFADFEIPYFQKDKITRIEIWVMHEIGGPNVESCGEGSVKVLEERLEEMGFQYSCINDYVPVKLLKCVDHSTHPDCALNSSISSSMSSMHKLIHVTRHRWQQHLLEEKSQPFMQNKVPALSFFS
- the BST1 gene encoding ADP-ribosyl cyclase/cyclic ADP-ribose hydrolase 2 isoform X2 — translated: MFQLSPGTEAERGRKRARVVSGRQSCPLSAGRSHFSARRSSESRRPSEVPAMSARGCKPSRLLLPALLLLLLWLPRLAVDAAGAAGARWNGEGTSPNLQSIFLGRCNDYRPLLSPEEQNKNCTAIWEAFKLVLDKDPCSVLPSDYDLFISLSRHSLPRDKSLFWENNHLLVTSYADNTRRFTPLCDVLYGRVGDFLSWCRQENASGLDYQSCPTAEDCENNPVDSYWKRASIQYSKDSSGVIHVMLNGSEPTGAYPIKGFFADFEIPYFQKDKITRIEIWVMHEIGGPNVESCGEGSVKVLEERLEEMGFQYSCINDYVPVKLLKCVDHSTHPDCALNSAAASTRREVPALYAEQSAGLIVLLLVALASVAGE
- the BST1 gene encoding ADP-ribosyl cyclase/cyclic ADP-ribose hydrolase 2 isoform X3 produces the protein MLSRHHQSQAYGLQLEFHESRNKNCTAIWEAFKLVLDKDPCSVLPSDYDLFISLSRHSLPRDKSLFWENNHLLVTSYADNTRRFTPLCDVLYGRVGDFLSWCRQENASGLDYQSCPTAEDCENNPVDSYWKRASIQYSKDSSGVIHVMLNGSEPTGAYPIKGFFADFEIPYFQKDKITRIEIWVMHEIGGPNVESCGEGSVKVLEERLEEMGFQYSCINDYVPVKLLKCVDHSTHPDCALNSAAASTRREVPALYAEQSAGLIVLLLVALASVAGE